The genomic window TCACCTCCTCCGAGGACCAAGACCGCCCTCCGTCCACGCTGTGGGCGACCCCCGCTTCGCGAAAATCCGAGAAGACGCTGTCGAACTGGCGCCATCCCACCACGATTCGATTGGGGTCGATGGGGCTGATGGCCAAGGAAGGCTCGTTGGCTGCGTCGCCGAGGATGTTGTTTCCTGATCCGTCCACGTTGACCTGCACGCTGCGGTAGGGTCCGACCTGCCAAAGGCGGGCCGGTCCGACGCCGCGCAGCGACAGGATCGCTTGGCTGGCGTGGGCGTCTCGCCGCACCTCCAGCAGGCCTTCCATTGCTTCCTCAGGCTCCTCACGAATGGAATCCCTATCCGCCGAGTCGGTCTGAAACTCGACGCGTTCATCGTCCCCAGGAAGCGTTTCTGGGCGTCCGCCGGCAGAGCGGGCGGGAAGACTGGCGGAGGCGAGGAGCGCCAGCACGGACGCCGCGGTCAGGGAGCCAAAGATTCGCAATGATGCAATCCCCCGTCCCCAACCCCGGCGGCGGCCGGGGAGTCCGAGGAGTCGGATACTCTTCCGGAAAGATGCCGCCATCTCATGAGAAAACCAGCAAGAAATTCCGCCCTCCGCTGGGCTCCCACCGCGCCCGCGCGAGGACCCCCAATTCCCGGATCCGATAGAAGAAGCCTATAGGAAATCCAAGCGGGGAGATTGCAGGTCCCGTAAGGCCTATCCCGTCAACTTCGGCTCTGCCGGCGGGTAGTGGAGGCAGGACCCGGTCCGGCGGGCGAGCCCTGTGGGAGGGAAAAGGTGCCCTCGCCGCGGCCGAGGAGCGACACCACCTACCCGTAATAGGGACCGATGTAATTGTCGTTGGTCAGAACGAGATCGACATGGCCATCGCCGTCGAGATCCCGGGCGGAGACCCCCGACGAATGAAAGCCGGTCTGGTACAGGACGGTGAGGAAGATCAACTCAGGACTCATGGCCGCAGCGGCGGGCGAGTTGGGGCCTCGGCGAGGTCGGCCGTCGGCCGGTTGTGGTAGAGGTAGGAATTGCAGTGCACCAGCCGCGGCATCGAGGTCTTGGCGGCCTCGACGATCTCCGGGCGGCCGTGCCCCGCGTTGACCACCGAGATCCCGGAGAACAGATCGACGAACTGCCGCCCGCTTTCATCCCAGACCTTCGCCCCGAGGGCCCGGTCGATGACGATCGGCTGGACCTTCTTGAGGAAGTGGGTGTTCACGTAGGGGCGGTACTTTTCCATCGTGTCCATGAGTCCTCCACGGGGCTGGAGCGAAGGCGCGATTATCACCTTGCGGCGCGACGTGAATCAACCGGTGTCCAGATTCCCCACATGACGCGCCCGCTGCGGCGTCCATGCAGCCCTCATTTCGTCGAACCCCCCGCCGGACGTGGCCTGGGGGCCGGTGCGGCGCTACATTTAATGACACCGGTGCGACCGGCCGAGGCCTGATCCAAGCCGCATGGTGCGGCCCCTTCAACCTCTGCAGCCCGCCATCCGGCCTGGAGCAGAGGTCCAGGAATGCAAAGACCGAAGCGCCTCGCGGAGATCGTCGCGGGGTTCACCCTGATTGCAGTCACCGCCTCCGCAGTGTCCCCGGCGCTGGCCGATGCCCCCCGCGCGGCCGAGGTCGGGGCGGAGGATTCGGCGCCGGTCGCCGACGCAGGCACGGACCCGGCCTCCGATCTGCCGTCCTATTTCGAGCGCTATTCCCGGCCCTTCGTGATCGACGGCCGGGAGCTCAAACTGACCCAGAGGTATTTCTGGGGCCGACTGTTCCATCCCGAGGTGAAGGACCGGCTGTGGGGCTCCAGCGTCCTGATGGCGTCGTTCGTCCTGGCCACCCAGAAACGCCGCATTCAGAACGACGTCGCGGAGGACGATTCGCCCGATCGCTCCCACTTCTTCAAGGGGGCGCAGCAGCTCGGCGGCCGCGGCATCGTGCCGGCCGTCGCGGTGCTGATGTACCTGGGTGGCTCGGCGTTTCGCAGCTATGGCACCAAGCAGACCGGGGTCATGCTGGGGGAATCGGCGCTCCTGACCGGCATTCTCACCGTCACCGGGCAGTGGGTCCTGAGCGAGGACCGCCCGAACGAAGGGGGCCGTTTTCACCCGTTCCGGGGGATCGGGCACGGCGTCTCCGGTCACACCGCCACCGCCGCCTCGATCGCCGGGATCCTGTCGCGGCAATACCTCCAGTTCAAGCCTGAGGACGGCCGCGTGGCGCGCACCTTCAAATGGATTGGCAAGGGGTTCGCGTACGGGGCGCCGGTCGTCGTGGCCTTCGGCCGCGTCAACGAGCAGCAGCACTTCGCCTACAGCACCCTGCTCGGTCTCGGGATCGGCTTCTGGACCAGCAACGTCGTCGCCGACGCGCACGGTCTCTATCTGGAGGGGGGCCGGCCCCGTCTCCGGCCGGCCAGCGTCGGCCCGATCGTCGGCGACCACGGAGAAGCCGGGATCGGCGCGCGCTGGGAATTCTAGGGCCGCGAGGGTAGCCGAGGTGGTCACGCGCGTAGACGTCCCGCGCTGATCTCTTCCGGACGCGGGTTCGACTCCCGCCGCCTCCACCACACGCCTAACTGCTCCCATCAGCACTTGATTGAGACCGGCTTTGACCGAGGAAGCTTCTCTGCGACTTTGAAGAGCGAGAAGAGCAGGAACGGGCAAGTCAAGGGCAAGCGCGTCCAACGCGCGGCCTCCCGTTTGAATCCGTTCCGAGAAGCCCCTGTCCACTTGGACATTACCCACAAGGCAACAAGTTAATTAACAGGCAACTACGATCACTCCAAAAAAATGGACGAGGAAATTTGAAGTTGACATCGTCGCGTCCTCGAAGTATCAGGAGAATAGGATGAGCGTCCCGCCGGACGACGGGACGACGCATTGTCCGGCTCCGTGATTTCGGTTCGTCGGTTGGCTAGCGACGAGCATTTCGAAGTACTCCGGCCCGAAAGTTCGGTGACGTATTCTGGTCTGATCATGCAGCCTCGGTGAGTTGACGACGATGATGCTCGAGTTTGGTCAGGAGCGCAGCGAGGTCCGTGCGGGTAAACTTCCACTGGAAGGGCCGTGCCACCCGCTCGTAGTGGTGGTGGAATCGAAGCAGGCGACCCCGCAGCTTCGCCAGCGAAGGAAGGTCATTCGGCGTGAGCACCTTGCGCTGCACGACCGAGAAGTAGATCTCGACTTGGTTGAGCCAGCTGGCATGAACGGGGGTGTGGACCGGGACGATCGTCGACCATTGACAGTAGGAAACGCTAGATATATACGTCATCGTATTTGTGGAATCGAGTACTAAGCAAAAGTAAAACCAGAATCGCTGACTGGAGGAACCACGTCCATGATCCGACCGGATTGGTCTCCGAAACGCGCATACCTCGCTATTCCTCTCATGGGCCTTTTGCTGACAGCGTCCTTGACCCGGGTCTCTTCAGGCGATCAAGTTGCATGGAAGAGCATCGGACGCGGGGGAACGGGCGCTGCTATTTTCGGCGCGGCGATCAGTCCTGTCAACCCGAACATCATCATTCTCGGGTCGGATGTGGGGGGACTCTTTCGCACGACCGATGGCGGCCTGACGTGGAAGGCAGTCAATAATGCGATCGCGAGTCCGGACACCGTGACCAACTACCGTATCTGGTCCATCGCGTTCGCCCCGGTCAATGGACTCAATCCGAACGCTCAGATCGTCTACACGGCCTCGCCTCCGCATTTTTATCGCAGCGCGGACGCGGGCGCGACCTGGACGCGACGCGCCCTCATGCCTGGTGACGGTGACCCCACCGTAATCGTGGTCGATCCGACCGATCCCAACATCGTCTACGCCGCTGGTAATGGATACACGACTGGCACGAGTCGCCTTTGGAAAACCACCGATGGCTTCGCAGGCGCCACGGCGTCTTGTATCGACCCAAACAATTGCAATGTCTCGGTTGGTTCGCTCGTCATACGCCCCAGCGACAGAACACAGCTTCTCGCCTGTACCCCGGCCGGCATCTACAAAACCACCGACTCCGCCGCGTCCTGGACCAAAATCGGAGGACCAGGCGGAATTCCCGCAGGATTGCCACACGACTCTTGTCAACGCATGACCGTCCACGCGAGCGGCGTCGTCTACATGACTCTGGCCACCCCGAACGCCGGCGGGTCAGGATGGAAGGATCCTACAATGTGGCATGGGGGAGTCTACAAAAGCTCTACCTGGGGAGATTCCTGGACAGCAGCGAACGGTACCGATGGACCGAACCTGCTGGTCAATGGACTCGGCCATGACGAAGGACAGTTCGAGTTCCTCGGAGGCAGTGGTCCCGCCGAAGGCTGGAGCTATCTCGGGGACTCTCGCACGGTCACCAGGGTCTGCGACGCTCCGGAAAATCTTCCCAGGACCGGGTGCGCGATCAAAATGGAGCCCATCGACCTGGGTGACACGAGCTCGCGCGGAGTCTCGAAGACGATCCCTATCGCGGTCCAGAACCGGAACAAGCTGCACAAGATCTCCGTATGGATGCGAGCACCGAGCGGTCAAGGAGTGACGCTCTATGTCAGGGCCCACATGCAGAACGCTGCTGGGGCTGGAATCCGGTTCCCTGCGCTTGTCGGTGATTACATCGATCCAATCGCCAGTGTCGTAGTCCATTCGGAATGGCGGAAGTATCAATCCATCCTTTACGTTCCTGACGATGTCGCCCAGGTCGCCCTTGAAATGTACACTTTTTTCGACGATGGGAAGACCTGGATGGATGAAGTTTCGATCCAACCCATCGATTCCCTTCCCGATGTCGTGGGAGCAGGAGCGACGCCGACCTTCGCGAACTACGATCTCATCGTGGTCGATCCGGCCGATGTCAACACGCTCTATGTCGGCACGGCGCCAGGCGGCTTCGCCGACGACAACGAGACTGGGACGAGCGGCATCTGGAAGACGACGGATGCGGGAGCGACATGGCGGCGCGTCACGCGCAGTCTTTACCATGATAACGTTCTCGACGGGCGGGGAACGGCGCCCGTTTGCGGCGACGGGGTCTGTGGCGGAAGGTGGGAGCACCATGCTGCCGGCGGTGTCTGTCCTGACTTCAGCGTGGCTTCCACCTGCGCCGCCGACTGTGCTATCAGCGGCAGCTCATCCTGTTGCGGGAACAACATTTGCGAGCTGGCGGAAGACGCGGACAACTGCTTCGTGGATTGCCCTCGATACGCCGAGGCGGGACTTCCCTACAATGAATCGCCCCGTCAGTTGAAAGATGGAGTCACCTCCTACGCCATCAACGGCATCAGCTATGGCGTCGAATCCCTGGCCATCGGGAACGGCGGAACGAATGGAAAGGGAAACGCGGGAAGCCAGACGTTGTCTACCGGCGGAATCCTGTTGACCGAGGACGGAGGAAATCGCTGGACTGAAATCAGCAACGATCTGACGGTGTCGTCGACGCCTCCGTATGAGGGCTGGAAATCCCGCGGTGACACGAATTGGGTATTCACCTACCCGGTCGTGACCGATGCCGCGAATCCGCAAAGAGTCTATTACGGAGACAGTGATAACTATCTAAATGTCAGCTTCGACGGTGGCGTCCACTTCGTGCTTGAAGGCAAATTTGTCTGGCCGGTGGGTGGAGACGCGGTTACCTCGATGATCCTCGATCCGGTCGATCCGAACCACGCCTATTTCGGTGTGTTCAACGGCGATGACATCAACACATTGCCTGACGGTGGGGTCATCGACGGACACCTCGATCCGACCACCAATCGATGGACGTGGGCGAAGGTTGGCGTGCAGGCACCCGATCCTGGAGGAACCGATCTCCGGGGCGGCAACGTGAGCCTGGTGCGGCATTCGGATGGCACGCTGTTCGCGGCTGTCGGCAGTAAGGGGGTGTTTAGGCTGGATGGAAGCACATGGAACAACACGTACTCGGGGTCGAACTGGAAGGATTCTTCCGGTCAGGCCGCGATTCCAGCCGGCTGGAAGATCATGCGGCTCGCCATCGATGGAGACGACCGGCTTTATGCGGGCGCTGGATACAACCTCGGAGACACGCCGCCTTCCGGAGAGACCGGCGTCTGGGTCTCCGCTGACAGGGGCGTCAATTGGACCAAGATCAGCAGCGCCGAAATGGATCGTGAGCCGATCACATGGATCACCCCGGCCGGCAAGGACGGCAGTAACCGGCCGATCGTGCTCGTCGGGACCTGGTTCGCATATCGTTGCGGCTGGGGAGTGCCTGATACGCCGGAGTGTGCCGGGCGGCAAGGCGGTGGCCTGTACCGCGGGTGTCTCGGCTGCAGCGCTCCAAACGTGTGGAGCTTTACCCGAAGTCTTATCCAACCACGGGTCACCGGAATCGCGGTGCATCCGACAAACCCGAGCATCGCCTATGCGTATGCCGGAAGTTTCTTTTATGCGGTCGACGCTCCGGGACTCCAGGCCGGCATCTATAAGAGCGTAGATCAGGGGCTAACATGGAGCCTGCTCGACAATAACGGCCTGTCGAATCTGAAGTCGGGCCGGCTCTACTTTTCGGCCATTTCCCCGTACCACACGATTTACGCCTCGACTGTGGGAGGAGGGGTCTACGAGGGCACGATCAATTGCGGGCCTGTGAGCGAGGGGTTCGCTGATGTCGATGGCGACGGCGTTCCCGATTGCGCCTTCACCAACATCAATCAGCAGATTGCGATGACGACCGGCAGCATCGTGTCCGGCACGTACTCGAGCCTGAGCTGCTCCTCGACTGCGACCTACGAAGTTTTGAAGGAGCAAACCTCGGGAAGCCAGCGGAAGATGATCAAGGTGTGGAAGTTCGACAACGTCCCGACTGGAAAAGCGTATGACCTGTGGGTCGAGGGCTTCAAGACGGTCGCCGGCACGCCGTCCGATAATTTCAACTTCAGCCTGACCACGAAGGCCGCGGGGTCCGCCTGTACTAACAGCGATGGAATCGGCCCGACGCTTCTCACCGTGTCGAAGACGGGCGACGACAACCAGGCGCAGATTGCTAGCGCAGGCACGATCAACAACCCAGTAGTTTGTCTGAGGGTGCAGGACAGCATTCAAGGGAGTGACAACAAGTCGGAGACGCTGACACTGGACCGGGTGTGCCTGCGCGCCCTGCCGTGAGAGGCGCGCCCTCTTACGTGCCGGGGGTACCGGACCGAGGTGCCGACCGCGCGACGCCCAGCTGCCGCCGACTGGGGTAGTAGAGGAAAAGCCGGCTCATACGAGGTTCACGACCGCATGACATACATACGCGGGCTCGTTCCGGTCCAACGCTTGGATGCGCGCGAGAACGCGGCCGGTTCGGAGAAGCCCAGCAGATAGGCTGTCTCGTTGACTGAAATCTTCTGTGCCATCAAGTAGTGGAGTGCCAGCTTGTGGCGCAGCGTGTCCAACACCGCTTCGAAGGTCACGCCCTCCGCTTTCAGCCTTGCGAAAGAGCGTCTGACGGCTGAGCGCGAGCTGTCCCGCG from Candidatus Polarisedimenticolia bacterium includes these protein-coding regions:
- a CDS encoding aminotransferase class III-fold pyridoxal phosphate-dependent enzyme, which encodes MDTMEKYRPYVNTHFLKKVQPIVIDRALGAKVWDESGRQFVDLFSGISVVNAGHGRPEIVEAAKTSMPRLVHCNSYLYHNRPTADLAEAPTRPPLRP
- a CDS encoding phosphatase PAP2 family protein encodes the protein MQRPKRLAEIVAGFTLIAVTASAVSPALADAPRAAEVGAEDSAPVADAGTDPASDLPSYFERYSRPFVIDGRELKLTQRYFWGRLFHPEVKDRLWGSSVLMASFVLATQKRRIQNDVAEDDSPDRSHFFKGAQQLGGRGIVPAVAVLMYLGGSAFRSYGTKQTGVMLGESALLTGILTVTGQWVLSEDRPNEGGRFHPFRGIGHGVSGHTATAASIAGILSRQYLQFKPEDGRVARTFKWIGKGFAYGAPVVVAFGRVNEQQHFAYSTLLGLGIGFWTSNVVADAHGLYLEGGRPRLRPASVGPIVGDHGEAGIGARWEF